From Equus przewalskii isolate Varuska chromosome 30, EquPr2, whole genome shotgun sequence, a single genomic window includes:
- the UCMA gene encoding unique cartilage matrix-associated protein isoform X2 — protein MACRQLLLISCLLAVVLLSMLQQGTGVSVGTRQVEGQEAQEAENRQKLRADELRREYHEEHRNEFENFVEEQNDEQEERRREAIEQWRQWHYDGLYPSYLYNRHHI, from the exons ATGGCCTGTAGACAGCTGCTCCTCATCTCCTGTCTCTTAGCTGTTGTGCTCCTGTCCA TGCTGCAGCAGGGGACTGGTGTGTCAGTGGGCACCAGGCAGGTGGAAGGACAAGAGGCCCAGGAAG CGGAGAACAGGCAGAAGCTGCGGGCTGACGAGCTGCGGAGAGAGTATCACGAGGAACACAGGAACGAGTTTGAGAACTTCGTGGAGGAGCAAAATGATG aACAGGAAGAGCGAAGGAGGGAGGCTATTGAGCAGTGGCGCCAGTGGCATTATGATGGCCTGTACCCGTCATATCTCTATAACCGCCACCACATCTGA
- the UCMA gene encoding unique cartilage matrix-associated protein isoform X1 codes for MACRQLLLISCLLAVVLLSMLQQGTGVSVGTRQVEGQEAQEGVEQRIFMQESDASNFLKRRSQRSPKSRDEVNAENRQKLRADELRREYHEEHRNEFENFVEEQNDEQEERRREAIEQWRQWHYDGLYPSYLYNRHHI; via the exons ATGGCCTGTAGACAGCTGCTCCTCATCTCCTGTCTCTTAGCTGTTGTGCTCCTGTCCA TGCTGCAGCAGGGGACTGGTGTGTCAGTGGGCACCAGGCAGGTGGAAGGACAAGAGGCCCAGGAAG GTGTGGAACAGAGAATTTTCATGCAGGAATCAGATGCCTCAAATTTCCTCAAGAGGCGCAGCCAGCGGTCCCCCAAATCCCGAGATGAGGTCAATG CGGAGAACAGGCAGAAGCTGCGGGCTGACGAGCTGCGGAGAGAGTATCACGAGGAACACAGGAACGAGTTTGAGAACTTCGTGGAGGAGCAAAATGATG aACAGGAAGAGCGAAGGAGGGAGGCTATTGAGCAGTGGCGCCAGTGGCATTATGATGGCCTGTACCCGTCATATCTCTATAACCGCCACCACATCTGA
- the UCMA gene encoding unique cartilage matrix-associated protein isoform X3: MACRQLLLISCLLAVVLLSTENRQKLRADELRREYHEEHRNEFENFVEEQNDEQEERRREAIEQWRQWHYDGLYPSYLYNRHHI; encoded by the exons ATGGCCTGTAGACAGCTGCTCCTCATCTCCTGTCTCTTAGCTGTTGTGCTCCTGTCCA CGGAGAACAGGCAGAAGCTGCGGGCTGACGAGCTGCGGAGAGAGTATCACGAGGAACACAGGAACGAGTTTGAGAACTTCGTGGAGGAGCAAAATGATG aACAGGAAGAGCGAAGGAGGGAGGCTATTGAGCAGTGGCGCCAGTGGCATTATGATGGCCTGTACCCGTCATATCTCTATAACCGCCACCACATCTGA